DNA sequence from the Halorussus limi genome:
CTGGTCGCAGGGGCGCTGGCGCTCGTGGCGGCGCTAGTCCGGCGGTCGTCGCGGGCCTCGACGCGGGAACTGCTGGTCGGCTACGCGCCGTTCCTCGCCGGGGGCGCGGTCGTCGCGGCGGCCGGCGCGGTCCACCGGCCGCTCCTCGACGCGCTGGTCGGCTTCGTCGCCGGGCGACTCGACGCGCCGCTCGCGGGGCAGTTCCGGACCCTCTCGGAGAACGTCGTGACGTTCTACGGCGGCGAGACGGTCGTCCTCGGCCTGACCGCGGGCGTGTCGCTGCTCGCGGTGGCGGGCGTCGCGGCGCTCCGGGTCGCGTTCGCGCTCGGGTTCGCCACCGACCGCGCGGCCGGTCCGGCGCTCGCGGGCGGCGGTCTGTTCGTCGCCGCGGCGTTCGCCGGCACGCTGAGTACGCCGACGTGGCTGGTCCTCGCCGCGCTGGTCGCGGCGCTCGCGGTCTGGGACGCCGGGGAGTTCGCCGCGACGCTCGGGTCGGAGGTCGGCCGCCGCGCGGCGACCCGGCGGGTCGAACTCCTCCACGGTCTCGGCGCGCTCGGGGTCGGCGTCTGCGGCGCGCTCGCGGCCGGCGCGCTCTCGTGGGGACTGCCCGCCGGCCGGTCGGGCGAGTTGGACGGCCTGTCGGTCGCGCTGCTTGCCGCCGTCGCTGGCGTGGTCCTGCTGGTGACGGCGCTCCGGTGACTCCGTGTTTCCGAAAGCAATACGAGTATTGCCGAAGCGATTGCAGACCTATTCAGCTTCGGTCTCGACTTCCCGCTCGGAGCGGGGCGTGCGCTCGGACTCCGCTCGCTCGGACGCCGACGCGTCCCACCGACTGCCCGACCGCTCGTGAATCTTCATCTCGACGGGGCGTTTGGGCCGGGCGGTGATGCTCGGGCGGAGGTCGAGCGCCGGCGAGGAGACGAGTTCGAGGTGGTACTCCTGCAGAATCGTCGCCAGCACGAGGCGGGCCTCCAGCAGGGCGAACCGGTCGCCGATGCACCGGCGCGGCCCCGCGGCGAACGGGAAGTAGGCGAGTCGCGGGAGCGACTGCTCGAACCCGTCGGTCCAGCGGTCGGGCCGGAACGCCATCGGGTCGTCGTACCACCGCGGGTCGCGGTGGACGACGTGTTGGCTCATGCTGACCGTCACGCCCGCGGGAATCCGGTAGTCGCCGACCCGGTCGTCTTCGACGGGTTCGCGGACGATGCCCGGCACCGGCGGGTAGAGGCGCATCGACTCCTTGACGACCCGTTCGAGGTAGGGCAGGTCGCCGAGGTCCGCCATCGTCGGCCGGTCGCCGCCGAGTTCGCGGTCCAGTTCCGCGACCAACTTCCGCTCTACGTCGCCGTTCTGGGCCAGCAGGAAGAAGGTGAACGTCAGGGCGAGCGCGGTGGTCTCGTGGCCCGCGAGCAATAGCGTCATCACCTCGTCGCGGACCTGCCGGTCGGTCATCCCCTCGCCCTCCTCGTCGCGGGCGGCCAGCAGCATCGACACCACGTCGTCGTCGGTCGGGTTGCGCTTTCGCTCGGCGATAATCTCGGCGACCACGCGGTCGAGCGTCTCGACGGCGTTCTCGAACCGCCGCCTGCCGGGCGTCGGAATCGCCTCCGGGAGCAGGTCGGTCAGCGAGAACTCCGAGGCGGCCATCACCACCTCAAGCGCCTCGCCGACTCGCTCGGAGTCGTCGCGCAGGTCCACGCCGAACAGCGCCCGGCCGACGATGTCGAGGGTCAGCGCGGTCATCTCCGAGTGGACGTCCCGGACCTCGCCGTCGCGCCACCTCGCCGTCGCGCGCTCGGTCGAATCGACCATCATCTCGGCGTAAGTCGAGATGCGGTCGGGGTGGAACGAGGGTTCGATGAGGTGGCGCTGTCGCCGCCAGAACTCGCCCTCGCTGTTGAGGACGCCGTTACCCAGCACGGGGCCGAGGGTCTCCTGAAACGCCTCGCCCTTGACGTAGTTCTGGTTGTTCTGCACGAGGACGTGTTCGATGTGGTCGGGGTCCGCGAGGTGGTAGACCCAGTTGCCGGGGAAGCGCCACCGGACCACGTCGCCGTACTGCCGGTGCATCCGTCGCTCGAAGTCGAACGGGTCGCGGGCGTACGCCGGGAGACTTCCGACGACCGGGAGGCCGTCGGGACCCGGCGGCGTTCTGGCGGGCGCTCGCTTCGTCATATAGCCGAGTACGCCGCCCGGACCCAAGTAGACCGCGTTAGAAACGGGCTACAACCCGAAAACCGTTCAGTCCGAAATCCGAGAGGCGACGGCGGGACTGCCCCCGACCGGCGGACGCTCGGCGGATTCCCCGGCGGGCGAACGCTCGACCGACCTTCCGACCGCCGTGGATGCTCGACCGACCGCGTGGGTACTCACCCGACCAATCGACCGCCGTGGAGGAGCGAAGGGCCGCCGGTCCACCACAAAACTCATGCCAGTCGTCCGACAATCTCCGCCGATGCCCTCCCAACACGACGACTCTCACGGAGACGAAGGCTGTCCGAAGTGCGGCCACACCGAGACCGACGTGGGGACAATCTCCACGACCGGCGGCGGTCTCTCGAAGATGTTCGACATCCAGACCAACCAGTTTCAGGTCGTCTCGTGCCTGAACTGCGGTTACTCCGAACTCTACCGCGACACCGGGTCGGCCGGAAGCGACATCGTGGACGTGTTCCTCGGTTGACTTCGCAGTCTCCAGTTCCACCATGGCCGAACTCGGTATCTTCCTCGTGTTCCTCGTCCTGAGCGTCGGCGGCGGTCTGCTCCTCTGGAGCGCGGTCGATTCGGAGAAGCGCCAGCGGCGGGTGATGGACCGCGGGTCGGCCGAGAAGGCGGCGCGGCGCGACACCAGCGAGGACGGAGACGAGCGCCGAGGCTTCTGAGTTCCGGACGGATTACCTCGTCAGTCGCCGCCAGCGGCGTCCGCACCGCCACAGACCACCGCGGACTCCCCCGCCACCGCGGTCGGTTCGCCGTCGAGTCGGTAGGTGAACGTGTAGGCCGCGCTCCCGCCGGAGGCGTGGAGGACCGCGATTTCGGCCGTCCGCTCGTCGCCGCCGCAGTCGGCGGCGTCGGCCCCGTCGGGGAACGCGAACGGCGCGTAGGTCGTCTCGAACGGCGCCACCTCGCCGGGCGACACGACGAGGTCGGTTCTGGACGACGAGAGCGTCCGGTTCCGGCCGACGCCGACGACGCCGGGACCGAGGTCGAACCACGACGCGTCGAACGAGTCGGCCTGCACGTCCACCGCGGGGTTCGGCACGTCGCCGGAGATGCCGACGAAGCGGACGAGTAGCGGCGCTTCGCCCTGATTCTCGACTTCGAACCGAGCGCGGCCGTCGTCGAGGACTTCGACGCCTTCGACGTATCCGTGGACGGTCTCCGGTATCCGCCGACGGACCCGCCCGTCCGGCGTCTCGGCCTTCACGTAGAGCGCTCGGGCGACGTACGTCTCCAGTCGGTCCGGGAACACGACCGGAAAGCGCGCCGCACCCGCCGGTCGCTCGACCGTCTCGAACTCCTCGTCGGTGGACGAGTCGAACAGGACGGCGCTCTCGACCTCGACGCCGTCGCGGAACTCGACCACGAGGTCCGTTCCGTCGAACCGGTGGTCCGCGAACACGTCCGCCGCCGTCGGTCCGTCGGCGGCGAACGGGAGCGATTCGGTGCAACCGGTCGTCAGGAGAGCGCTCCCGGTCGCGAGAGCACGGAGGAACGGGCGGCGGTTCATAGCCGCAAATAGTTGCGATCGTGATAAGTATCTTCTCTCACCGGGCGGTCCCGTTCACTCCTCGCCGTACGTCTGGCGGAGGACGAACGGCCCGATGGCGAGGGTGTGCTTGGCGACGACCACGATGCGAAGGATGTAGGTCAGGAAGATGAGAAACGGCGTGAGCGTGACGGTGAACGCCGCGGCGACGACCCACGTGACGTTCGGGATTCCCAGCGTGGTACCGGGGAACGTCGGCGCGCCGACGAACGCCAGCATCGTCCCCGCCACCACGAGCGCCGGGACCGCGGCGTAGAGGATGTACCGCGAGAGGTCGATGAGTTCCCACTGGAAGTAGAGGGTCTTTATGTGCTCGCGCGCCGGCCCGAACATCGTCAGCGCGGTCTCTAACTCCCGAAACGCCTCCCGGTCGTCTTCGTCAAGGCTGTCTTCGAACTCGTCGGTCAGCCGCTCCACCTGATATATCTTCCACGAGTAGTTGTAGTCGAGCGCCGCGTTCAACACGGCGAACGTGCCGAACTGGGCGTCTTCGAGTTTGTCTATCGCCGCGTTCGCGTTGTTCCGGAGACTGTCGAGCAGTTCGCCGACCTGCTGGCGGAGTTCCTCGTCGTCGTTGTCCGCGAGTTGCGCTTCGAGCGCGTCGGCCCGGCGCTCGTTGACTTCGAGGAGTTGGCCGAGGAACGCTCCGGGGTCGGCCTCCGGGGGCGACTCGAACAGTTCGGTCGCGTAGGTCCGGAAGTCCATCGCGTCGCTCATGCGCTGGCGCTGGTCGCCCAGCGGCCCGTTCTCCTGAGAGATGACGAGTTGGCTGATGGTGACGACCAGCGTCGTCCCCGTGACGACGGTGCCGATCATGGTCGAGAACATCGTCTCGACGGTGTCGGCCGAACGAATCGCGACTTGCAGCGACGGGACGACGACGGTGCTGACGGCGACGAACGCGGCGAAGACGCCCGCGGCGACCAGTGCGGTCGCGGCGAGTCGGTTCCCGTCGAACAGGAACCACTCCGCTGCGGCGTTCAGTCCGATGCGGTCGCTGAGGGTGTTCGGCGTCCGAATCTCGTCGGAGTCGCCGGACTTGCTCATGCGCTGGCCCTCCCGCGCTCACCCATCGTCGCCCTCGGCGCTCGCCCTCTCGCGCTCGGCGTTCGGGCCACTCGGTCGCCTGAACACGAGGAACTTGGTCCCGCCGCCGACGTAGTCGATGGTCTCGTCGAGTTCCCACCCCTCGGCGGCGGCCTCGGCGAGCGCCGAGGAGGGGTCGCGGGCCTCCTTCTGGGAGGGTTCGCGCGGCGGTCGGACGACTCGGTACTCCCATCGTCGCGGCGTGTCGGCGCTCATGTGTCCGGTCCGACGGGAGTGAGGGGGCTAAGCGTGACGGCCCGAACGAACCGAACGACCCGGACGACTCGCCCGGTCCGGCCCGGTCTGACGACCGAGCGCACCGGACGTTCCCGACCGAACGCATCGAACGGCCCGGAACTGTCCGCTACGAACCGAGACCACGCTTCTCGACCATCCACCGGAGGCCGACGAACGCCGCCAGCGAGACGACCAGATAGGCGACGACCGAGAGGTGCGTCGTCTGTGTCGGACTCCCGATTGCCAACTTCGCCACCGCGTTAGCGGGCGATTCGGGCAGGAGGTAGGTCGAACTGAACACGACCAGCACGCCCATCGAGAAGAGGAACTGGGCCTGCTTGCGCTCGCGGAACGCCAGCGCCGCGGTCGCGCCCATCGTGACCACGCCGACCGAGAAGCCAGTCACGAGGAGCAGGATTTCGAGCGGATTCGAAATCGGGGTTCCCCGCAACGACAGCAGCGCCAGCCACGCCCCCGCCTGCGCGGGCGCGAGGACGCCCATCGCCAGCAGTTTCCCGTCCACGATGTCGGTCGGGGTCAGCGGCGTCACCCGGAGGAGTTCGAGCGTTCCGCGGTCGTACTCCTCGGCGATGGCGTCCACCGCGATGCTTCCGCTGACGAACACCGGGAGGAACGTGAGCAGCGGAACCAGCACCGTGTAGGTGAACCCGAAGTAGGGGCTGGACGACGCGTCGGGCGGGAGTTCGACCGGCTTTCGGTCCAACCGGGAACTCAGCCGCTGGCGCTCGTGGCGTTCGAACGCCTCCAGCACGCCCTTTATCTGGGTCACGACGAGCGTCGTCCGGACGTTGCCGTCGGGCGCGACCGCACTGACGTGGGCCCTGCCGTCGGGCAAGCGTTGGACCCTGAGGACGGCGTGAATCTCACCCCGTTCGAAGTCCCGCATCGCGGCCGACTCGTCGCCGTACTCGACCGCCCGCCAGCCGTCGCGCTCGTCGATTATCGGCGCGAGGTCGTCGCCCGCCTCGCCCGTGACGCCGAACTCCACGACGAACTGGTTGGAGACCGAACCGGGGTCGTACAGCGAGACCAGTCCGACCGCGAGGAACGACGAGAACGCCGCGACGAACAACTGGATGAGAATCGCCAGCACGATGGTCTTCTCGCTCCGGAGCGACGCCAACTCCCGGCGAGCGACCGTCAGGCGCTTACCCAAGGTAGCTCACCACCGTTAGGTTGTAGGCGGCGTGAAGCAGGGTCGCCGCGACCAGCGTTCCGGCGTACCAGTTGCGGTCGCGGGTCGCTCCGGCGGCCGTCACCGTCGCCGTGACGGTGTGAAGCGCGAGGGGCGCGAGGAACAACGCGACCAGCACCAGCGGCGAGGACTCGACGCCCAACCCCGTCGCGGTGCCGAACGCGGCCTGTCCGAGTTCGAGATTCGGTAGGCCGACCAGTTGAGCCACCGCGGTCGCCTTCTCGCCGACGAAGAAGCCCAGACCCGAGAGGAACCCGAGCGTCGCGGCCGACCGGAAGGTTCGTTCGAACCGCGAGTGAGCGAACCCGGCGTAGACGTGGACCGATTTGGCGACTTCCTCCACGAAGGCGATGGCGACGAGCAGGACCGGCATCGACACCGACACCGGGAGCGCGAACAGCAGGGCGACCGCGAGCAACTCGCCGACGAAGACGAACGGAATCGAGAGCGCGCTGACCTTCGCAATCGAGCGCCGCCCCGAAATCTGGCTGTTCAGCGCGTCGAGGAACTTCAGCGGGACGGACCGCTGGGTGAACATGTCCTCCTCGCGGTAGACGCCCGCGCCGAGCGCGAACAGGGCGCCTGCCGAGAGGTAGAGCGGCCCGGTCGAGAAGGCGTACTCGCCGAGCGAGAAGGCGGTCCCGCGCAGGGCCTTCACCACGAGCGTGAGCGGCGAGATGGCCGCTACTGGGTGGACGTTGGTGAAGATGGCCGGGACGAAGGCGTAACTCGTCAGGAACACCGAGAGCGTCACGGTGACGAACGTGAGTTCCTTGAACGACCGGGCGAACATCCCGCCGACGAACGCCGCCGAGAGGAAGAGAAGCGCGATGGGAACCACCGCGGAGACCGACTCGGCCGCCGTCGTCGCCACCGCCGCCGCGCCGTCCGCCGCGGGGGTCAGGACCGCGATGCCGACCGCCGTGACCGAGGCGATGGCGACCATCCCGGCGAAGTACGGCAGTGTCTTGCCCGCGATGATGTCGCCGCGCGAGACCGGCGAGACCAACAGGAGTTCGCCTCGCTCGTTGACTCGCTCGTCCAGAATCGTGGAGGCGTACGCCTGAATCACGAAGTTCATCGGCAGGACGAACGCGAACGCCAGCACCAGCGACTCGAAGGGGAACGGCGGCGCCACGTCCGCCGGAGTGCCGCCCCGGGCGTTCGACCCGAACAGCGACCCGCCGCCACCGCCGACCGAGGGAGCGCCGACGGGGCCGTCGTTCCCGCCCGCGCCCGACTCGGGCGCGGCGGTCGCCGACCCGCCGGAGTCGCCACCCGAGTCGCCACCGCCGTTTCCGCCGCCTCCACCGAGTCGCTTCTCGCCCTCGCGGGTCGTCCGCGTCGCGGCCGACCCGGAGCCTCGGACCTGCAGGTCGCTCTGCTCCTCGTAGCGGACCGAGACCGAGACGGGGAACGCGGCGGCCTCGTCCGACTCGTCGGCCATCAGGCGGTCGTTGTACCGCGCGACCGACTTCCGGAACTCCGAGAGCGCGGCCGCTCCCTTGTCGGTGTCGTCGGCCCGAATCTCGCCGGGGGCGCACCGCGGGGTGGTCTCGGTGCAGAAGAACAGGTCCGACCCCTCGTCTCTGGGTTCGACCGCGACGAACGTCGAGTCGTTCTGGACGGGGGCGTAGTACGGACTGTCCTGCGAGACGCCGACGCGGTAGATGCCGTCGTTCAGGGTGACGCCCTGACTGGCGACCAGCGGCGTCAGCGCGCCCACCGCCAGCAGGACGACCAGTCCGACCGCCACGGTCCGGCGGTCGAGTTGGCCCGCGTTCTTCGACACCTCCCAGCGGGCGATGCGCAGGGTCTTCCGGAGGTTCACGGTCGGCCCTCCACGTCCGGGGACTCGTCGGCGAGGTCGAGGAAGATGTCTTCGAGGCTCGGGGTGTGAGTCTGGATGTCGTCGACCTCCCCGCCCGCCGACTCGGCGAGTTCGCGGGTCTCCTCGACGGCGTCCATGCTCTCGACGGTGCGGCAGAAGCGGCCGTTCTCCTTCACCGCGTCCGCGACTTCGACAGTAGTGTAGACGCGGTACTCGGTCCGGCCGTGTTCCTCGCGGATGTTCTCGACGCTCCCGCGGGCGACGATGCGACCGTCGTTCATCACCGCCACGCGGTCGCAGATGCTCTCGACGTGGAACAGGTTGTGGGCGCTGAACACCACGGTCTTGCCCGACTCGGCGAGTTCGCGGGTGAACTCGATGATGTAGTTGGTCGTCAGCGGGTCGAGTCCGCTCGCGGGTTCGTCGTATATCAGCACGTCGGGGTCGTTGACCAGCGAGCGCGCGATGGCGACTTTCCGGGTCATCCCCTTCGACATGTCGCCGATTTTCCTGTCGCGGTGGTCGAGTTCGAGTCGGTCCAAGGTGTCGTGGATGCGCGACTCGGCCGCGCTGTCTGGCACGTCGTAGAGGTCAGCGAAGAACCGGAGGTACGACACCGCGGTCATGTCCTCGTAGAGCGGCGACTCCTCGGGCAGGAAGCCGAGGTGCTCGCGCATCTCGGGGTCTTGGGCGTCGTAGCCCGCGACCCGGGCCGACCCGGCGGTGGGTTCGACCAGACCGGAGAGCATCTTCAGGGTCGTGGTCTTGCCCGCGCCGTTCGGGCCGATGACGCCGTAGACTTCGCCCTCGGGGACCGAGAAGGTACTCCCCTCCACGGCGGTGAACCCGCCGTACTCCTTCCGCAGATTTTCGACTTCTATCATCTGGATACTGGGGAGTGTTCACCGGGGGGACTTGATTTTAGGGTTACGCGAGGAAAAACGGAGTACAGCCAACCTTTATCACTGGACTGTCAGTAACGTCGAAAACACAAGTCATGAGACTCACCCCGGACGTTTCGCGGCACAAACTCGTCGCCCGATGGCTGGTGGCGGCGATACTGATGGCAGGGGTCGTACTGCAACGCGGTCCTCAAGCCGTCGCCCTCGCGTCGATAGCGTACTTCGGCGTCGAAGGATACCGCGTCCAGTCGGTGGCCGAACGTTGCGGTGCCTCCACCGCCGAGTTGGTGGCGTCTTCGGGGTGGTTCCTCCGACGGGGGTTCCTCTGGGCACTCATCGGACTGGCGATTTTCTTCACTCTGCTGGTCTGGTGGAGTCTTGCGGTGACGGTCGTTTCCGTGGTTCTCCTGTACACGGCCGGACTGTTCGCACAGGCGGTCCGCGCAGCAGAGGACGAGCATCTGCGGGGAGACGAACGCCGTGGACGCTCCCCAGAGACTGACAACGAACGACGGCCGGAGGACGACCGACGACCGCCGAGAACCGAATCGACCGGCGAATAGCCGCCGCTCGCCGAGCACGGCTCTCTCCTTTAAGTAGTTCTGGCGACAAGGGATAGATACGAGGGAAGACGGTCTCGTTCTGCCGAAGTCACCCCGACCAGAGAAATCGCTCTGAGCAGACGTTACTCGGCGTAGACTCGGGTCCGACCAGACGCCAATTGGTGCAGACTCGGGTCCGAACGGCCATACCAGACAACAATCTAACTAGACGCCAATCTTTACGCCGCTCCGGAACGTCGTTCGACCGATGGCGTGGAATCGCCGCGACCTGCTCTACACCGCCGCGACAACCGGAACCGCGGCGCTCGCGGGTTGCTCGGGAGCGTCGCGCGAGCAGGGCGACGACCCCGAAATCCGCGCTCCCGACCGAACCCTCGTCGGCCGCCCCGCCGGGATTCGACTCGCAGGGTTCCCGTCCGAGACCGAGGTCGCGCTCGAAGCGAGCGCGACCGACGCCCGCGGTGTCGAATTTTCCGCCGCGTGGTCGCTCCGGACCGACGGGAACGGCGCGGCGTCGCTCGCCCGACGGGTCTCCTCGAAACCGACCGACTCGGCCGCCCGGACCGAGTGGACCGCGATGGGTCGGGGGTTCGAGTCGCCCGACGACCCTGCCTTCGAGATGGTCCTCCAGCGACTCGCGCCGCGGGGAGACGCCTCGCCCACCCCGAGCCACTTCGTCGCGGGCGACCGGGCCGCGGTGGACGTGGCGCTCACCGCGCGCGCCGGCGGCGAGCGCCGGGCCTCGGCGACGACCGCTCGCGTCGTCACCGACTCGGGCGTCTCCCGGCGGACCGTCGAAGACGCGGACCTCGTGGCGTGGCTCTACGAACCGCCGGACGGGAACGCGAACGGCGGGGAACCGAACCCCGGCATCGTGACGCTCCACGGGTCGCAGGCCGTGGTCCCGCACGCGCTGAGTCGGACGCTGGCGGGCCACGGCTACGCGGTGCTCGCGCTCCAGTACATCGGCGCCGAGGGCCTGCCCGAGTCGGTGGCCGGCGTGCCGGTCGAGTACTTCCGGCGCGCGACTCGCTGGCTGACCGACCGCGAGCGCGTGGCCGACGGCCGCGTCGGGTTCGTCGGTATCTCGCGGGGCGTGGAGGCCGCCCTGCTCGCGGCGGCCCAGTTCTCCGGCGAGACGGTCGCGGTCGGCTACTCCGGCGGGGGCGTCCTCGGACCGAGCGTCGACGCGTCGGCCACGACGGTCACCGACTGGGCCTCGGCGTGGACTCGGAACGGCGACCCGCTCGCGGACGCCGCGGCGGTCCGGACGGTGTTCTCGGCGGTCGAGAACGCTGGCGGCGAGTGCGAGACGGTCGAGTGCGTTCCGGAGACCGTCAGTGAGTGGGTCGGCGACTCGGTCCGTCGGCGCGCGCTCGCGCCGGTCGAGGAGATAGACGGTCCGGTGCTGCTCCTCGGGGGAACCGACGACGCGACGTGGCCCGCCCCGGCGCTGTCGGCGATGGCTATCGACCGACTCGACCGCCGGGGCCACGACGCGCCGTACCGACTCAGAGTGTACGACGGCGCGGGACACCTCTTCGGCCTGCCGTACCACCGATACACCGGCGAGGCGACGGGACCGCGATTCGGCGGGTCGCCCGGGGCGAACGCCTTCGGAGCGGCGAACTCGTGGCCGGTGGTGCTCCGGTACTTGCGCGCGGGTCTACAAAGGTAGTCGCTCACTTCCCGAAGTCATTTAAGTAGTTCTGGCGACAAGGGGTAGATACGAGGGAAGACGGCCTCGTTCTACGGGACGCTATTCACCAGACGCCGGTCTCTCGCCTCGGAAAGTAGAAGGAGAATCGTCGTCGCTACGCCGGTCTCCGTTTAAGTGCTTCTGGCGACAAGGGATAGATACGAGGAAGATTCGTTCGCGGTCTTCTGCGGTTTTCGTCTCTTTGTGTACTCACGCTCCGCAGTCCCTACTCCTCACACGCCACTCCACTACTCCTCGTGAGCCTCGTCCGCCCGGCGAGCGTCGAGACTCGGCAGGTTGGGGTCTCGGTGGGGGTTCCGACCGTAGACGGCGTCTTCGAGGTGCTGGTCGGTGAGTTGGTCTTTGAGCGTTCGCCGGAGTCGGTTGAGGCTAGTCACGTCGAGACCGTGTTTCTCGACGAGGTCCGTGAAACGCTGTTCGTCGGTGATAGAGCGGAACTGGTCGTAGAGGTCTCCGAGTCGGTCCGGCGGGAGTTGGCCGATCCACTCCTCGTCGTGGAGGCCGAGGTAGTGTTCGCGCTCTCGGTCCACGACGTGGCGGATGACGACCAGCGCGACCTTCGGAATCGCGCGCTGGCTTCCGAACGCAGTCAGGTCGAGGTCCGACATGATGCCGACCACGCGGTCGCGCTGCCACGGCGTCAGCGAGAGGTCGTTACAGAGCGCGTGGGAGATGCGGAGTTTGTCGAGGCGGTGCATGCGCGAACTGTGACCCGCCATCGCGGAGTGTCGCTCCTCGTGCATCCGGCGGACGCTCTCCGAGAGGTCGGCGTCGGGCGATTCGGCGCGGCCGATTTGGGTCGCGCTCGGCGTGACTGGCCCCCACTGGCGGACCGTCTGGTCGCGCTGGAGGTCCGCCCGGCCGACCGCCCCGTCGCCGGGGCGCTGGCTGAGCGGTCGGTCGGCGTTCCGGTCGTCGTGCGTCCTCGACTGCCACGTCGGCAGTTGCGAGTCCGTCCACCCCTCGGTCATCACTCGCCCGTACTCGGCGGGGATAGTTCAAACATGCGCCTCTCGGGAAGGTGAGAAGACGCGTCGCTCCTCGAAAACGAATCCAGTAGAACGGGCCGTCGTTCCGTCGTATCTACTCCTTATCGCCAGAAGCACTTAAAGAGGAATCGTAGCGGAGACGCCCTGTCTATTCGGTCGCGTGTTTGAAGTCCGTAGTTCAGGGTCACGCAGAACGAGGCACGCCGGCGCGGGCGCTATTCGGAAACTTGAGTCGGCAGAACGTCGCGCACTTTCCGTCGTATCTATCCCTTGTCGCCAGAAGCACTTAAACGCCGAGCGCTGACGTGACGAGTCCGACCGCTGTCGCTCGCCGCAGACCGACCCGTTCGCTGCTCACCACCGGGAGACTACTGGTCGTCCTCGTAGAACTCCGCGCGCAGGTCGTCGTCGTCCAGCGTTCCGGCGGTGTCCGAGAGTTGAGTCCGGAGTTCGGCCAGTTCCTCGGTGAGGTCCGCGTACTCCTCGTTGGCGTCGAGTTCCTCGGGGCTCTTCTTGGTCTCCAGAGCGGCCTTCTTGTTGGCCAGCGAGAGGAACTGCTGCATCTGTGCGTCGTAGGTCGAGCGCTTGAGCAGCGTCTCGACGGTTTCGAGCAGTTCCTCCGCCTCCGAGACTGGCTTTTCGAGGTAGGCGTCGAAGCCGAGTTCGAGGATGTCGAAGTCGGGTTCGACC
Encoded proteins:
- a CDS encoding ABC transporter permease subunit; translation: MNLRKTLRIARWEVSKNAGQLDRRTVAVGLVVLLAVGALTPLVASQGVTLNDGIYRVGVSQDSPYYAPVQNDSTFVAVEPRDEGSDLFFCTETTPRCAPGEIRADDTDKGAAALSEFRKSVARYNDRLMADESDEAAAFPVSVSVRYEEQSDLQVRGSGSAATRTTREGEKRLGGGGGNGGGDSGGDSGGSATAAPESGAGGNDGPVGAPSVGGGGGSLFGSNARGGTPADVAPPFPFESLVLAFAFVLPMNFVIQAYASTILDERVNERGELLLVSPVSRGDIIAGKTLPYFAGMVAIASVTAVGIAVLTPAADGAAAVATTAAESVSAVVPIALLFLSAAFVGGMFARSFKELTFVTVTLSVFLTSYAFVPAIFTNVHPVAAISPLTLVVKALRGTAFSLGEYAFSTGPLYLSAGALFALGAGVYREEDMFTQRSVPLKFLDALNSQISGRRSIAKVSALSIPFVFVGELLAVALLFALPVSVSMPVLLVAIAFVEEVAKSVHVYAGFAHSRFERTFRSAATLGFLSGLGFFVGEKATAVAQLVGLPNLELGQAAFGTATGLGVESSPLVLVALFLAPLALHTVTATVTAAGATRDRNWYAGTLVAATLLHAAYNLTVVSYLG
- a CDS encoding cytochrome P450 yields the protein MTKRAPARTPPGPDGLPVVGSLPAYARDPFDFERRMHRQYGDVVRWRFPGNWVYHLADPDHIEHVLVQNNQNYVKGEAFQETLGPVLGNGVLNSEGEFWRRQRHLIEPSFHPDRISTYAEMMVDSTERATARWRDGEVRDVHSEMTALTLDIVGRALFGVDLRDDSERVGEALEVVMAASEFSLTDLLPEAIPTPGRRRFENAVETLDRVVAEIIAERKRNPTDDDVVSMLLAARDEEGEGMTDRQVRDEVMTLLLAGHETTALALTFTFFLLAQNGDVERKLVAELDRELGGDRPTMADLGDLPYLERVVKESMRLYPPVPGIVREPVEDDRVGDYRIPAGVTVSMSQHVVHRDPRWYDDPMAFRPDRWTDGFEQSLPRLAYFPFAAGPRRCIGDRFALLEARLVLATILQEYHLELVSSPALDLRPSITARPKRPVEMKIHERSGSRWDASASERAESERTPRSEREVETEAE
- a CDS encoding ABC transporter ATP-binding protein, translated to MIEVENLRKEYGGFTAVEGSTFSVPEGEVYGVIGPNGAGKTTTLKMLSGLVEPTAGSARVAGYDAQDPEMREHLGFLPEESPLYEDMTAVSYLRFFADLYDVPDSAAESRIHDTLDRLELDHRDRKIGDMSKGMTRKVAIARSLVNDPDVLIYDEPASGLDPLTTNYIIEFTRELAESGKTVVFSAHNLFHVESICDRVAVMNDGRIVARGSVENIREEHGRTEYRVYTTVEVADAVKENGRFCRTVESMDAVEETRELAESAGGEVDDIQTHTPSLEDIFLDLADESPDVEGRP
- a CDS encoding ABC transporter permease; translated protein: MGKRLTVARRELASLRSEKTIVLAILIQLFVAAFSSFLAVGLVSLYDPGSVSNQFVVEFGVTGEAGDDLAPIIDERDGWRAVEYGDESAAMRDFERGEIHAVLRVQRLPDGRAHVSAVAPDGNVRTTLVVTQIKGVLEAFERHERQRLSSRLDRKPVELPPDASSSPYFGFTYTVLVPLLTFLPVFVSGSIAVDAIAEEYDRGTLELLRVTPLTPTDIVDGKLLAMGVLAPAQAGAWLALLSLRGTPISNPLEILLLVTGFSVGVVTMGATAALAFRERKQAQFLFSMGVLVVFSSTYLLPESPANAVAKLAIGSPTQTTHLSVVAYLVVSLAAFVGLRWMVEKRGLGS
- a CDS encoding zinc ribbon domain-containing protein, whose translation is MPSQHDDSHGDEGCPKCGHTETDVGTISTTGGGLSKMFDIQTNQFQVVSCLNCGYSELYRDTGSAGSDIVDVFLG
- a CDS encoding acyl-CoA thioester hydrolase/BAAT C-terminal domain-containing protein, whose amino-acid sequence is MAWNRRDLLYTAATTGTAALAGCSGASREQGDDPEIRAPDRTLVGRPAGIRLAGFPSETEVALEASATDARGVEFSAAWSLRTDGNGAASLARRVSSKPTDSAARTEWTAMGRGFESPDDPAFEMVLQRLAPRGDASPTPSHFVAGDRAAVDVALTARAGGERRASATTARVVTDSGVSRRTVEDADLVAWLYEPPDGNANGGEPNPGIVTLHGSQAVVPHALSRTLAGHGYAVLALQYIGAEGLPESVAGVPVEYFRRATRWLTDRERVADGRVGFVGISRGVEAALLAAAQFSGETVAVGYSGGGVLGPSVDASATTVTDWASAWTRNGDPLADAAAVRTVFSAVENAGGECETVECVPETVSEWVGDSVRRRALAPVEEIDGPVLLLGGTDDATWPAPALSAMAIDRLDRRGHDAPYRLRVYDGAGHLFGLPYHRYTGEATGPRFGGSPGANAFGAANSWPVVLRYLRAGLQR
- a CDS encoding DNA-directed RNA polymerase subunit epsilon encodes the protein MTEGWTDSQLPTWQSRTHDDRNADRPLSQRPGDGAVGRADLQRDQTVRQWGPVTPSATQIGRAESPDADLSESVRRMHEERHSAMAGHSSRMHRLDKLRISHALCNDLSLTPWQRDRVVGIMSDLDLTAFGSQRAIPKVALVVIRHVVDREREHYLGLHDEEWIGQLPPDRLGDLYDQFRSITDEQRFTDLVEKHGLDVTSLNRLRRTLKDQLTDQHLEDAVYGRNPHRDPNLPSLDARRADEAHEE